A portion of the Gossypium arboreum isolate Shixiya-1 chromosome 8, ASM2569848v2, whole genome shotgun sequence genome contains these proteins:
- the LOC108483111 gene encoding cyclin-dependent kinase F-4 isoform X5 — translation MKKKYYSWEECVNLREVKSLQRMNHPNIVKLKEVIREHDILYFVFEYMECNLYQLMKDREKLFSEVEIRNWCFQVFQGLAYMHQRGYFHRDLKPENLLVTKDIIKIADFGLAREINSSPPYTEYVSTRWYRAPEVLLQSYLYTSIVDMWAMGAIMAELFTLRPLFPGTSEADEIYKICSVIGTPTKDSWPDGLNLARAINYQFPQFAGVHLSALIPSASDDAISLITSLCSWDPCKRPTAAEALQHPFFQGCFYVPPSLRPRIAVSRTPPSAGVRGTLEQQSVRRYSGAQPNGKFTGSFSSLKTNASFSTGADCAQRKPELLNQDLRKNDKPLKNYSKQTRYWPPGRRTTTISMNKDRNGRGAGASEVVEKLGNVTIGSRRQYGGQIGAPPMKAGVQWTAESNDMFLRPTQQIPSGRTFTRKVAG, via the exons atgaagaagaaataTTACTCGTGGGAAGAGTGTGTGAATCTGAGAGAAGTTAAG TCACTGCAGAGAATGAATCATCCAAATATCGTGAAGCTTAAGGAAGTCATCAGGGAACATGACATTTTATACTTTGTTTTTGAATACATG GAATGCAACCTTTACCAACTTATGAAAGACAGGGAAAAACTTTTTTCTGAAGTTGAAATCAGAAATTGGTGTTTCCAAGTCTTCCAAGGTCTTGCATACATGCACCAGCGTGGATATTTTCATCGCGACCTAAAGCCTG AGAATTTGTTGGTTACTAAAGATATAATCAAAATTGCTGATTTTGGTCTTGCACGTGAAATAAATTCAAGTCCACCATACACTGAGTATGTCTCAACACGCTG GTATCGTGCCCCTGAAGTACTCCTTCAATCATACCTGTATACTTCAATAGTTG ATATGTGGGCGATGGGTGCAATCATGGCTGAGTTATTCACCTTACGTCCTCTTTTTCCTGGAACAAG TGAAGCAGATGAGATCTACAAAATTTGTAGTGTAATAGGTACTCCAACTAAGGATTCATGGCCTGATGGGCTTAATCTTGCAAGGGCTATAAACTACCAATTCCCACAG TTTGCTGGTGTGCATCTGTCTGCATTGATACCATCAGCAAGCGACGATGCAATCAGCCTTATTACA TCTCTCTGTTCGTGGGATCCTTGCAAAAGGCCAACTGCTGCCGAGGCCCTTCAACATCCATTCTTTCAG GGTTGTTTTTATGTTCCTCCATCTCTTCGTCCCAGAATAGCTGTTTCTAGAACTCCTCCATCTG CTGGGGTTAGAGGAACATTGGAACAGCAATCTGTTAGGAGGTATTCTGGGGCTCAGCCCAATGGGAAATTCACTGGCAGTTTTTCTTCTCTGAAAACAAATGCTTCCTTCAGCACAGGTGCTGATT GTGCGCAACGCAAGCCTGAGTTGCTTAATCAG GATCTGAGAAAGAATGATAAACCCTTGAAGAACTATAGCAAACAAACAAGGTATTGGCCACCTGGAAGAAGGACAACAA CAATATCAATGAACAAGGATAGAAATGGACGTGGAGCTGGGGCTTCAGAGGTGGTGGAGAAGTTGGGAAATGTGACAATTGGAAGTCGGAGGCAGTATGGTGGACAAATAGGGGCACCACCTATGAAGGCTGGGGTGCAGTGGACTGCGGAATCTAATGACATGTTTCTGAGGCCAACCCAACAGATACCGTCTGGCAGAACTTTTACCAGAAAAGTAGCGGGATGA
- the LOC108483111 gene encoding cyclin-dependent kinase F-4 isoform X3: MDRYKLIKEVGDGTFGRVWRAIHKQSGEIVAIKKMKKKYYSWEECVNLREVKSLQRMNHPNIVKLKEVIREHDILYFVFEYMECNLYQLMKDREKLFSEVEIRNWCFQVFQGLAYMHQRGYFHRDLKPENLLVTKDIIKIADFGLAREINSSPPYTEYVSTRWYRAPEVLLQSYLYTSIVDMWAMGAIMAELFTLRPLFPGTSEADEIYKICSVIGTPTKDSWPDGLNLARAINYQFPQFAGVHLSALIPSASDDAISLITSLCSWDPCKRPTAAEALQHPFFQGCFYVPPSLRPRIAVSRTPPSAGVRGTLEQQSVRRYSGAQPNGKFTGSFSSLKTNASFSTGADCAQRKPELLNQDLRKNDKPLKNYSKQTRYWPPGRRTTTISMNKDRNGRGAGASEVVEKLGNVTIGSRRQYGGQIGAPPMKAGVQWTAESNDMFLRPTQQIPSGRTFTRKVAG; the protein is encoded by the exons ATGGACAG GTACAAGTTAATTAAGGAAGTTGGAGATGGAACATTTGGGAGGGTGTGGCGAGCTATTCATAAGCAGTCTGGGGAAATT GTTGCGATtaagaaaatgaagaagaaataTTACTCGTGGGAAGAGTGTGTGAATCTGAGAGAAGTTAAG TCACTGCAGAGAATGAATCATCCAAATATCGTGAAGCTTAAGGAAGTCATCAGGGAACATGACATTTTATACTTTGTTTTTGAATACATG GAATGCAACCTTTACCAACTTATGAAAGACAGGGAAAAACTTTTTTCTGAAGTTGAAATCAGAAATTGGTGTTTCCAAGTCTTCCAAGGTCTTGCATACATGCACCAGCGTGGATATTTTCATCGCGACCTAAAGCCTG AGAATTTGTTGGTTACTAAAGATATAATCAAAATTGCTGATTTTGGTCTTGCACGTGAAATAAATTCAAGTCCACCATACACTGAGTATGTCTCAACACGCTG GTATCGTGCCCCTGAAGTACTCCTTCAATCATACCTGTATACTTCAATAGTTG ATATGTGGGCGATGGGTGCAATCATGGCTGAGTTATTCACCTTACGTCCTCTTTTTCCTGGAACAAG TGAAGCAGATGAGATCTACAAAATTTGTAGTGTAATAGGTACTCCAACTAAGGATTCATGGCCTGATGGGCTTAATCTTGCAAGGGCTATAAACTACCAATTCCCACAG TTTGCTGGTGTGCATCTGTCTGCATTGATACCATCAGCAAGCGACGATGCAATCAGCCTTATTACA TCTCTCTGTTCGTGGGATCCTTGCAAAAGGCCAACTGCTGCCGAGGCCCTTCAACATCCATTCTTTCAG GGTTGTTTTTATGTTCCTCCATCTCTTCGTCCCAGAATAGCTGTTTCTAGAACTCCTCCATCTG CTGGGGTTAGAGGAACATTGGAACAGCAATCTGTTAGGAGGTATTCTGGGGCTCAGCCCAATGGGAAATTCACTGGCAGTTTTTCTTCTCTGAAAACAAATGCTTCCTTCAGCACAGGTGCTGATT GTGCGCAACGCAAGCCTGAGTTGCTTAATCAG GATCTGAGAAAGAATGATAAACCCTTGAAGAACTATAGCAAACAAACAAGGTATTGGCCACCTGGAAGAAGGACAACAA CAATATCAATGAACAAGGATAGAAATGGACGTGGAGCTGGGGCTTCAGAGGTGGTGGAGAAGTTGGGAAATGTGACAATTGGAAGTCGGAGGCAGTATGGTGGACAAATAGGGGCACCACCTATGAAGGCTGGGGTGCAGTGGACTGCGGAATCTAATGACATGTTTCTGAGGCCAACCCAACAGATACCGTCTGGCAGAACTTTTACCAGAAAAGTAGCGGGATGA
- the LOC108483111 gene encoding cyclin-dependent kinase F-4 isoform X2, with amino-acid sequence MLIIVWHDIRYKLIKEVGDGTFGRVWRAIHKQSGEIVAIKKMKKKYYSWEECVNLREVKSLQRMNHPNIVKLKEVIREHDILYFVFEYMECNLYQLMKDREKLFSEVEIRNWCFQVFQGLAYMHQRGYFHRDLKPENLLVTKDIIKIADFGLAREINSSPPYTEYVSTRWYRAPEVLLQSYLYTSIVDMWAMGAIMAELFTLRPLFPGTSEADEIYKICSVIGTPTKDSWPDGLNLARAINYQFPQFAGVHLSALIPSASDDAISLITSLCSWDPCKRPTAAEALQHPFFQGCFYVPPSLRPRIAVSRTPPSAGVRGTLEQQSVRRYSGAQPNGKFTGSFSSLKTNASFSTGAQRKPELLNQDLRKNDKPLKNYSKQTRYWPPGRRTTTISMNKDRNGRGAGASEVVEKLGNVTIGSRRQYGGQIGAPPMKAGVQWTAESNDMFLRPTQQIPSGRTFTRKVAG; translated from the exons ATGCTTATCATTGTTTGGCATGATATTAGGTACAAGTTAATTAAGGAAGTTGGAGATGGAACATTTGGGAGGGTGTGGCGAGCTATTCATAAGCAGTCTGGGGAAATT GTTGCGATtaagaaaatgaagaagaaataTTACTCGTGGGAAGAGTGTGTGAATCTGAGAGAAGTTAAG TCACTGCAGAGAATGAATCATCCAAATATCGTGAAGCTTAAGGAAGTCATCAGGGAACATGACATTTTATACTTTGTTTTTGAATACATG GAATGCAACCTTTACCAACTTATGAAAGACAGGGAAAAACTTTTTTCTGAAGTTGAAATCAGAAATTGGTGTTTCCAAGTCTTCCAAGGTCTTGCATACATGCACCAGCGTGGATATTTTCATCGCGACCTAAAGCCTG AGAATTTGTTGGTTACTAAAGATATAATCAAAATTGCTGATTTTGGTCTTGCACGTGAAATAAATTCAAGTCCACCATACACTGAGTATGTCTCAACACGCTG GTATCGTGCCCCTGAAGTACTCCTTCAATCATACCTGTATACTTCAATAGTTG ATATGTGGGCGATGGGTGCAATCATGGCTGAGTTATTCACCTTACGTCCTCTTTTTCCTGGAACAAG TGAAGCAGATGAGATCTACAAAATTTGTAGTGTAATAGGTACTCCAACTAAGGATTCATGGCCTGATGGGCTTAATCTTGCAAGGGCTATAAACTACCAATTCCCACAG TTTGCTGGTGTGCATCTGTCTGCATTGATACCATCAGCAAGCGACGATGCAATCAGCCTTATTACA TCTCTCTGTTCGTGGGATCCTTGCAAAAGGCCAACTGCTGCCGAGGCCCTTCAACATCCATTCTTTCAG GGTTGTTTTTATGTTCCTCCATCTCTTCGTCCCAGAATAGCTGTTTCTAGAACTCCTCCATCTG CTGGGGTTAGAGGAACATTGGAACAGCAATCTGTTAGGAGGTATTCTGGGGCTCAGCCCAATGGGAAATTCACTGGCAGTTTTTCTTCTCTGAAAACAAATGCTTCCTTCAGCACAG GTGCGCAACGCAAGCCTGAGTTGCTTAATCAG GATCTGAGAAAGAATGATAAACCCTTGAAGAACTATAGCAAACAAACAAGGTATTGGCCACCTGGAAGAAGGACAACAA CAATATCAATGAACAAGGATAGAAATGGACGTGGAGCTGGGGCTTCAGAGGTGGTGGAGAAGTTGGGAAATGTGACAATTGGAAGTCGGAGGCAGTATGGTGGACAAATAGGGGCACCACCTATGAAGGCTGGGGTGCAGTGGACTGCGGAATCTAATGACATGTTTCTGAGGCCAACCCAACAGATACCGTCTGGCAGAACTTTTACCAGAAAAGTAGCGGGATGA
- the LOC108483111 gene encoding cyclin-dependent kinase F-4 isoform X1, which produces MLIIVWHDIRYKLIKEVGDGTFGRVWRAIHKQSGEIVAIKKMKKKYYSWEECVNLREVKSLQRMNHPNIVKLKEVIREHDILYFVFEYMECNLYQLMKDREKLFSEVEIRNWCFQVFQGLAYMHQRGYFHRDLKPENLLVTKDIIKIADFGLAREINSSPPYTEYVSTRWYRAPEVLLQSYLYTSIVDMWAMGAIMAELFTLRPLFPGTSEADEIYKICSVIGTPTKDSWPDGLNLARAINYQFPQFAGVHLSALIPSASDDAISLITSLCSWDPCKRPTAAEALQHPFFQGCFYVPPSLRPRIAVSRTPPSAGVRGTLEQQSVRRYSGAQPNGKFTGSFSSLKTNASFSTGADCAQRKPELLNQDLRKNDKPLKNYSKQTRYWPPGRRTTTISMNKDRNGRGAGASEVVEKLGNVTIGSRRQYGGQIGAPPMKAGVQWTAESNDMFLRPTQQIPSGRTFTRKVAG; this is translated from the exons ATGCTTATCATTGTTTGGCATGATATTAGGTACAAGTTAATTAAGGAAGTTGGAGATGGAACATTTGGGAGGGTGTGGCGAGCTATTCATAAGCAGTCTGGGGAAATT GTTGCGATtaagaaaatgaagaagaaataTTACTCGTGGGAAGAGTGTGTGAATCTGAGAGAAGTTAAG TCACTGCAGAGAATGAATCATCCAAATATCGTGAAGCTTAAGGAAGTCATCAGGGAACATGACATTTTATACTTTGTTTTTGAATACATG GAATGCAACCTTTACCAACTTATGAAAGACAGGGAAAAACTTTTTTCTGAAGTTGAAATCAGAAATTGGTGTTTCCAAGTCTTCCAAGGTCTTGCATACATGCACCAGCGTGGATATTTTCATCGCGACCTAAAGCCTG AGAATTTGTTGGTTACTAAAGATATAATCAAAATTGCTGATTTTGGTCTTGCACGTGAAATAAATTCAAGTCCACCATACACTGAGTATGTCTCAACACGCTG GTATCGTGCCCCTGAAGTACTCCTTCAATCATACCTGTATACTTCAATAGTTG ATATGTGGGCGATGGGTGCAATCATGGCTGAGTTATTCACCTTACGTCCTCTTTTTCCTGGAACAAG TGAAGCAGATGAGATCTACAAAATTTGTAGTGTAATAGGTACTCCAACTAAGGATTCATGGCCTGATGGGCTTAATCTTGCAAGGGCTATAAACTACCAATTCCCACAG TTTGCTGGTGTGCATCTGTCTGCATTGATACCATCAGCAAGCGACGATGCAATCAGCCTTATTACA TCTCTCTGTTCGTGGGATCCTTGCAAAAGGCCAACTGCTGCCGAGGCCCTTCAACATCCATTCTTTCAG GGTTGTTTTTATGTTCCTCCATCTCTTCGTCCCAGAATAGCTGTTTCTAGAACTCCTCCATCTG CTGGGGTTAGAGGAACATTGGAACAGCAATCTGTTAGGAGGTATTCTGGGGCTCAGCCCAATGGGAAATTCACTGGCAGTTTTTCTTCTCTGAAAACAAATGCTTCCTTCAGCACAGGTGCTGATT GTGCGCAACGCAAGCCTGAGTTGCTTAATCAG GATCTGAGAAAGAATGATAAACCCTTGAAGAACTATAGCAAACAAACAAGGTATTGGCCACCTGGAAGAAGGACAACAA CAATATCAATGAACAAGGATAGAAATGGACGTGGAGCTGGGGCTTCAGAGGTGGTGGAGAAGTTGGGAAATGTGACAATTGGAAGTCGGAGGCAGTATGGTGGACAAATAGGGGCACCACCTATGAAGGCTGGGGTGCAGTGGACTGCGGAATCTAATGACATGTTTCTGAGGCCAACCCAACAGATACCGTCTGGCAGAACTTTTACCAGAAAAGTAGCGGGATGA
- the LOC108483111 gene encoding cyclin-dependent kinase F-4 isoform X4, whose amino-acid sequence MDRYKLIKEVGDGTFGRVWRAIHKQSGEIVAIKKMKKKYYSWEECVNLREVKSLQRMNHPNIVKLKEVIREHDILYFVFEYMECNLYQLMKDREKLFSEVEIRNWCFQVFQGLAYMHQRGYFHRDLKPENLLVTKDIIKIADFGLAREINSSPPYTEYVSTRWYRAPEVLLQSYLYTSIVDMWAMGAIMAELFTLRPLFPGTSEADEIYKICSVIGTPTKDSWPDGLNLARAINYQFPQFAGVHLSALIPSASDDAISLITSLCSWDPCKRPTAAEALQHPFFQGCFYVPPSLRPRIAVSRTPPSAGVRGTLEQQSVRRYSGAQPNGKFTGSFSSLKTNASFSTGAQRKPELLNQDLRKNDKPLKNYSKQTRYWPPGRRTTTISMNKDRNGRGAGASEVVEKLGNVTIGSRRQYGGQIGAPPMKAGVQWTAESNDMFLRPTQQIPSGRTFTRKVAG is encoded by the exons ATGGACAG GTACAAGTTAATTAAGGAAGTTGGAGATGGAACATTTGGGAGGGTGTGGCGAGCTATTCATAAGCAGTCTGGGGAAATT GTTGCGATtaagaaaatgaagaagaaataTTACTCGTGGGAAGAGTGTGTGAATCTGAGAGAAGTTAAG TCACTGCAGAGAATGAATCATCCAAATATCGTGAAGCTTAAGGAAGTCATCAGGGAACATGACATTTTATACTTTGTTTTTGAATACATG GAATGCAACCTTTACCAACTTATGAAAGACAGGGAAAAACTTTTTTCTGAAGTTGAAATCAGAAATTGGTGTTTCCAAGTCTTCCAAGGTCTTGCATACATGCACCAGCGTGGATATTTTCATCGCGACCTAAAGCCTG AGAATTTGTTGGTTACTAAAGATATAATCAAAATTGCTGATTTTGGTCTTGCACGTGAAATAAATTCAAGTCCACCATACACTGAGTATGTCTCAACACGCTG GTATCGTGCCCCTGAAGTACTCCTTCAATCATACCTGTATACTTCAATAGTTG ATATGTGGGCGATGGGTGCAATCATGGCTGAGTTATTCACCTTACGTCCTCTTTTTCCTGGAACAAG TGAAGCAGATGAGATCTACAAAATTTGTAGTGTAATAGGTACTCCAACTAAGGATTCATGGCCTGATGGGCTTAATCTTGCAAGGGCTATAAACTACCAATTCCCACAG TTTGCTGGTGTGCATCTGTCTGCATTGATACCATCAGCAAGCGACGATGCAATCAGCCTTATTACA TCTCTCTGTTCGTGGGATCCTTGCAAAAGGCCAACTGCTGCCGAGGCCCTTCAACATCCATTCTTTCAG GGTTGTTTTTATGTTCCTCCATCTCTTCGTCCCAGAATAGCTGTTTCTAGAACTCCTCCATCTG CTGGGGTTAGAGGAACATTGGAACAGCAATCTGTTAGGAGGTATTCTGGGGCTCAGCCCAATGGGAAATTCACTGGCAGTTTTTCTTCTCTGAAAACAAATGCTTCCTTCAGCACAG GTGCGCAACGCAAGCCTGAGTTGCTTAATCAG GATCTGAGAAAGAATGATAAACCCTTGAAGAACTATAGCAAACAAACAAGGTATTGGCCACCTGGAAGAAGGACAACAA CAATATCAATGAACAAGGATAGAAATGGACGTGGAGCTGGGGCTTCAGAGGTGGTGGAGAAGTTGGGAAATGTGACAATTGGAAGTCGGAGGCAGTATGGTGGACAAATAGGGGCACCACCTATGAAGGCTGGGGTGCAGTGGACTGCGGAATCTAATGACATGTTTCTGAGGCCAACCCAACAGATACCGTCTGGCAGAACTTTTACCAGAAAAGTAGCGGGATGA